From one Culex quinquefasciatus strain JHB chromosome 3, VPISU_Cqui_1.0_pri_paternal, whole genome shotgun sequence genomic stretch:
- the LOC6039284 gene encoding adult-specific cuticular protein ACP-20, whose translation MIKTSLVALALVGAALAYEHHGYINEVKHIPYKYYGGLEGGIGGGISGGFGGSQGGFKEESGLDYYSYPKYKFEYGVKDIHTGDHKSQWEMRDGDVVKGEYTLDEADGTKRVVEYYADSKNGFEAKVKNIGHASQGGIGGGMEGGIGGGYGHGYSYSKLKKYN comes from the coding sequence ATGATCAAGACTTCTTTGGTGGCTCTTGCCCTGGTGGGCGCTGCTCTTGCCTACGAGCACCACGGCTACATCAACGAGGTGAAGCACATCCCGTACAAGTATTACGGCGGTTTGGAGGGAGGTATTGGCGGTGGAATCTCCGGTGGATTCGGAGGCAGTCAGGGTGGCTTCAAGGAGGAAAGCGGTCTGGACTACTACAGCTATCCGAAGTACAAGTTCGAGTACGGCGTGAAGGACATCCACACCGGGGACCACAAGAGCCAGTGGGAGATGCGCGATGGAGATGTGGTCAAGGGCGAGTACACGCTGGACGAAGCCGATGGAACCAAGCGTGTCGTGGAGTACTACGCCGACAGCAAGAATGGGTTCGAGGCCAAGGTTAAGAACATCGGACATGCCAGCCAGGGTGGCATCGGAGGAGGAATGGAGGGTGGAATCGGCGGTGGATACGGCCATGGATATAGCTACAGCAAGCTGAAGAAGTACAACTAA